Proteins from a single region of Punica granatum isolate Tunisia-2019 chromosome 8, ASM765513v2, whole genome shotgun sequence:
- the LOC116188720 gene encoding uncharacterized protein LOC116188720 gives MAEENQLAVFEEDTPITPIHSQAPTMHAPPPHVSPAGVPPAHRGASPTHLPLPASSGPHPAYSGGQASSTADDRARIAVFESTVNQLAATMATNMAELMALLKGPNRASSSFTPPPGYGPAVDPSSWAQPTLIPDNGDTPAPTIVNASAAHPVNNLPTPPTLATMLEPPTLVPPPIFTSVPVPISASIPALTSAVPPPIIFLPTTAQAPAHTAEPPPAPPTNFLPETGTEQEQRLKKLEENIRALQSGGSRLDAGDGDWSLFPGMQLPPKIKVPEFQRYYGTTDPRHHLRHYRGKMLQYWDYEEFVIHTFQDSLAGAALDWYMSLKAADIPTWSDLSSKFIDQYRYCAETPPTLLELSTMEMTDDQGFEAYAVKWRARAAKHVPPISEAQQIQLFHSTLKGAYYLHLLAHTSLFSNLIDAGKKLDIGIKLGKIEGPAEKKEGESSKKAATGTAGNRRGKDTSVNAVNSGRQAPQQYSISYTLAPPTTQAYAPLSVHYQQQPPTQQAYYSAPPASFPSPVPQQYAHNYAPAPPPIQQSKPPTSRTPQPVQRAPAPQDQQGIATQTRRKQFTPLPAPLSHIYRQLLAGNKIRSIAPNPDFDPTIQDQSRCCEYHQGAPGHSTDNCWKLRERIQQIIDDKQLTFNAVKPPNVQSNPLPDHGSSSGPSINMIGVCAIGEYETGQEAPAPFVIEYVLAETVIGYAGFDATPAPFVIEVPAREPYQDSKVPWTYEGSVGNLESQFSVMGVTRSGRVYENPKAANKVKALAVPGVAPEASSIPQKKVLTATQIPKETAPERIEETISSIFSNNISFSDDELPSEGWAHSRTLHIMNVDFNRIHPSKTAVRAFDGSRREVNGEIDLVIEVGPCTFAVTFQVLDIPNAFSLLLGRPWIHAAGAVPSSLHQRIKFIAEDRLITVKGEEDYAIYKETAVPYISIGDDQNLPFHSFETISVIRNYGEIDPTRADRMVGKVLLRHNYIPGTGLGAHGQGINRPIEINRDILVQPLSYFFPGPPHIVGGTLDGPSSDSDSEPIDLPNICAVTEETTPGAYIRLAQENEELNNWTSVPRYSPVIAYV, from the exons atggcagaagaaaatcaattagcTGTCTTTGAGGAAGATACGCCTATCACCCCAATTCATTCTCAAGCACCGACTATGCATGCGCCACCACCACACGTGTCTCCTGCAGGCGTGCCACCAGCACATCGGGGAGCTTCCCCGACTCATCTTCCGCTACCTGCATCTTCGGGCCCACACCCAGCATATTCTGGAGGGCAGGCATCTTCTACAGCTGATGATCGTGCACGTATTGCAGTATTTGAGAGCACGGTCAATCAACTGGCTGCCACCATGGCTACCAATATGGCTGAGCTCATGGCCCTGCTCAAAGGCCCAAATcgtgcttcttcgagcttcacCCCACCTCCTGGGTACGGGCCAGCGGTCGATCCAAGCTCATGGGCCCAGCCGACCTTGATCCCCGATAATGGAGATACACCTGCCCCAACGATAGTGAATGCATCGGCGGCTCATCCGGTTAACAATCTTCCAACACCACCTACTTTAGCGACAATGTTGGAACCACCTACGCTCGTACCTCCACCGATCTTCACATCAGTCCCGGTTCCGATCTCTGCGTCGATTCCAGCTCTGACTTCCGCTGTCCCACCGCCGATCATATTCCTGCCTACAACTGCCCAGGCTCCTGCTCACACTGCTGAACCTCCCCc AGCTCCACCCACAAATTTTCTCCCGGAAACGGGGACTGAACAGGAACAGAGATTGAAGAAATTGGAAGAGAATATCCGAGCCCTACAATCAGGCGGCTCCCGCCTCGATGCCGGCGACGGCGATTGGAGTCTTTTCCCAGGTATGCAGCTACCCCCAAAGATTAAGGTGCCTGAATTCCAGAGGTACTACGGCACGACCGACCCtcgtcaccatctccgtcactacagGGGAAAAATGTTGCAGTACTGGGACTACGAAGAGTTTGTCATCCATACGTTCCAGGATAGTTTGGCAGGAGCGGCTCTGGATTGGTACATGTCACTGAAAGCTGCGGATATCCCCACGTGGTCAGACCTCTCAagcaaattcatcgaccagtacagGTACTGTGCGGAGACGCCCCCGACTCTGCTGGAGCTCAGCACGATGGAGATGACCGATGACCAGGGCTTCGAGGCTTATGCAGTGAAGTGGCGGGCTAGAGCAGCGAAGCACGTCCCTCCGATCAGTGAGGCACAGCAGAtccaattattccactccactCTTAAAGGGGCCTACTACTTGCACTTGTTGGCCCACACGTCTTTATTCTCCAACCTTATTGACGCCGGAAAGAAGCTCGACATCGGCATTAAGCTCGGCAAGATAGAAGGTCCGGccgagaaaaaggaaggagagtCCTCGAAGAAGGCCGCCACTGGGACAGCGGGAAACAGAAGAGGGAAAGACACGTCCGTCAATGCTGTCAACTCAGGGCGCCAGGCTCCCCAACAATATTCCATAAGCTACACGCTCGCACCACCGACCACTCAAGCGTATGCCCCACTTTCGGTGCATTATCAACAACAACCCCCAACGCAGCAAGCTTACTATTCCGCTCCGCCGGCTTCCTTTCCGTCGCCGGTCCCGCAGCAATACGCCCATAATTATGCCCCCGCTCCTCCTCCGATCCAACAAAGCAAGCCCCCGacttcgagaactcctcagccgGTGCAACGGGCTCCGGCTCCGCAGGACCAACAAGGCATCGCAACACAAACGCGGCGTAAACAGTTCACACCTCTGCCGGCTCCGCTCTCCCACATATACCGGCAACTCCTCGCGGGTAACAAGATCCGATCGATAGCACCTAACCCTGATTTCgacccaaccatccaagatcagagTCGGTGCTGCGAGTACCATCAGGGCGCACCCGGTCACTCCACTGACAATTGTTGGAAGCTACGGGAGAGGATCCAACAGATAATTGATGATAAGCAGCTCACGttcaacgccgtcaaacccccgaacgtgcaatcaaatcctcttcccgatCACGGGTCGAGCTCGGGACCCAGCATTAACATGATCGGTGTTTGTGCTATAGGGGAGTATGAGACCGGACAGGAGGCACCGGCCCCGTTTGTGATCGAATATGTTCTTGCAGAAACTGTTATAGGGTACGCAGGGTTCGATGCCACGCCCGCCCCATTCGTGATAGAAGTCCCCGCACGAGAGCCATATCAAGACAGCAAGGTCccgtggacctacgaaggaagtgTTGGGAACCTCGAGAGTCAATTTagcgtcatgggcgtgacgcgcTCGGGTCGAGTCTATGAAAATCCGAAGGCCGCAAACAAAGTGAAAGCCCTGGCAGTACCCGGAGTCGCCCCGGAAGCCTCGTCTATTCCCCAGAAGAAG GTCCTGACAGCAACGCAGATCCCCAAAGAGACGGCTCCGGAGCGGATTGAGGAGACTATCAGTTCGATCTTCTCTAACAACATTTCATTCTCAGATGATGAACTTCCCTCAGAAGGGTGGGCACACTCGCGGACactacacatt atgaacgtggactttAACCGCATCCATCCGAGCAAGACtgcggttcgagccttcgacggctcgcGGAGGGAAGTAAATGGAGAGATCGACCTGGTGATCGAGGTGGGTCCCTGCACATTCGCTGTTACATTCCAAGTCCTAGACATTCCGAATGCTTTCAgcttgttgctcgggagaccgtgGATCCATGCAGCTggcgccgttccttcgtcCCTACACCAAAGGATCAAATTCATCGCAGAAGATCGACTTATCACGGTCAAGGGTGAGGAGGACTACGCCATTTACAAGGAGACAGCTGTCCCCTACATCAGTATCGGGGACGATCAAaacctccccttccattcatttgaaaCAATCTCCGTCATTCGAAACTACGGAGAGATCGATCCAACCCGCGCTGACCGCATGGTGGGGAAGGTTTTGctgcgccacaattacattcccggcaccggACTCGGAGCACATGGGCaggggatcaaccgccccatcgag ATCAACAGGGACATCCTGGTTCAGCCGCTCTCCTACTTCTTTCCTGGGCCTCCACACATCGTCGGAGGTACTCTTGACGGTCCCTCCTCGGATTCAGACAGCGAGCCTATTGACCTGCCAAACATatgcgccgtcaccgaggagactaCTCCAGGGGCTTACATCCGCCTCGCGCAGGAAAATGAAGAgctcaacaactggacctcagtcccgcgttaCTCGCCTGTAATCGCCTATGTGTAA